Below is a genomic region from Leptospira barantonii.
TCGCTCAGAAAGACTTGCTCGCTTGCAGTAAGAACCTTCTTCTTCGTTCTGATCTTATCCTCTAAGGATAAAACGCTCTGCACTTGTTTTTTCACCTTATCAGGAACGATATAACGATGCATCGCATCCCTAAGAAGAGAGGTTTCCATGATGATTTCCAAAAGTTCTTCCGCGTCTTGATGACTGGATTCTCCCTCGGCTAATTTTTTTAAAAGTTCGTCTCTGAAGATGATGTGGCGAATGTTCGCCTTGATCGCGTTGAGTAGGGCCTCCATAAGACCGCTAAAGAGATGAAAGCCCGCTAAAGGGTTCGCTCCGATTTCATCGAGGATTCCGTTAACGAGTTCGGATAAGATATCGCGAGTGGGTTTTGTAAGACCTTTGAGTTCAAGGTGAAAGAAATTCTTCTTCTTTAAAGCCTCGATATTTTTCAGAATCTCGCTACCTTTCAGCGCCGTTTTCTGGTTTGCCATATATCCCCACCGAGTTTTTTAGGTATCATTGATGCGCAAAGTCTTTTACGCAAGTTTGTTTTAAATCATGGAACCAAAATCCGCTATTTTTGAATTAATCACACCGGACCTCGGAGATACCGACAAGATCGAACTTGTTCACTGGAATTCGAAGTTAGGTGATGCCATAGAGCCCGGTCAGGAAGTTTTAGAACTCGTAACCGACAAGGCTTGCTTCCCGATGGAGTCTCCTGTCAAAGGAAAACTAACGCAAATTATAAAAGAGAAGGGATCTATCGTTCGCAAGGGTGACGTGCTTGGAATTTTAGAACTTTTCGAATCCGAATGAAGATCGTTCACCTTTCAGACTTACACTTTCCGACTCCCGTGCCCTTCTTTCAACTCCAAGGAAAGATGTTCGTCGGGTATTTAAACTACAATCTGAGAAGAAAGAAAAAATATCCGAAAGAAGTTTGGAATTCAATTCTCGAATTTATCCGAAAAACGAATCCGGACGCGATCGTAGTATCCGGCGACATCACAAACGTATCGCACGAGGAAGAATTTAGAACCGCGGGAAAATTGTTAAGCGAACTGCCTCGCGAAAAGGTTTTTTACATTCCGGGCAATCACGATCGTTACATGAAACGGTCCGTTGGCGAAAACGCATTTTACGAAAGATACTTTTCGGATCTTTCCGGCGAATCCATTTCGCATAACGCGCATTACATTCGAATCAAAAAAATCGGCGATCTTCA
It encodes:
- a CDS encoding lipoyl domain-containing protein; amino-acid sequence: MEPKSAIFELITPDLGDTDKIELVHWNSKLGDAIEPGQEVLELVTDKACFPMESPVKGKLTQIIKEKGSIVRKGDVLGILELFESE